A window of Gadus chalcogrammus isolate NIFS_2021 chromosome 16, NIFS_Gcha_1.0, whole genome shotgun sequence contains these coding sequences:
- the LOC130406141 gene encoding pannexin-1-like isoform X1: MAIAHVATEYVFSDFLLKDPTQARYQNIRTELAVDKMVTCVAVGLPLLLISLAFAQEVSVDIHPPPAGSAIQGTQISCFAPSNFSWRQAAYVDSYCWASVHTHALPLWLHKFFPYILLLVAVLMYTPALFWRFTAAPLLQSDLGFIMEELDRCYNRAVTLAKRMATHDLPSSDGDPTDGCFMYPLVEKYLVTKRCSRGVLVRYLVCRGATLLILLCACVYLGYYLRLASLTDEFGCSLRTGLLVDDPTVPEKVQCKLIAVGVFSLLCLVNLVLFSALVPVVIYAGLRPLLCIGNASFLDTYQSLPTVSVLPRPGGQWDDLALYLLFLEENLSELKSYKYIKVLELLKRRGECSGEDFDSMGLLQTLCLVKMDAVDGKKAPRGADKRADLGAPSPNGSPGLPGPTNTPSPGGMPSREGSKTGSVADSTGQETEMQEFTRLLRTDSHVIG, encoded by the exons ATGGCGATCGCTCATGTCGCCACCGAGTACGTGTTCAGTGACTTCCTGCTGAAGGACCCGACCCAGGCACGCTACCAGAACATCCGCACAGAGCTGGCCGTGGACAAGATGGTGACCTGCGTGGCCGTGggcctgcctctcctcctcatctcgcTCGCCTTTGCACAGGAAGTGTCCGTCG ACATTCACCCACCGCCGGCAGGGTCAGCCAtacaag GAACTCAGATCAGCTGCTTCGCTCCGTCTAACTTCTCGTGGAGACAGGCGGCCTACGTGGACTCGTATTGCTGGGcctccgtgcacacacacgcactgcccCTGTGGCTGCACAAG TTCTTCCCCTAcatcctgctgctggtggccgTGCTGATGTACACGCCGGCGCTGTTCTGGCGCTTCACGGCCGCGCCCCTGCTCCAGTCGGACCTCGGCTTCATCATGGAGGAGCTGGACCGCTGCTATAACCGAGCCGTCACCCTGGCCAAGCGCATGGCCACGCACGACCTGCCCTCATCTGACGG cgACCCCACCGACGGCTGCTTCATGTACCCCCTGGTGGAGAAGTACCTGGTGACCAAGCGCTGCTCCCGGGGGGTGCTGGTCCGATACCTGGTGTGCCGCGGAGCCACGCTGCTCATCctgctgtgtgcgtgcgtgtacctgGGCTACTACCTGCGGCTGGCCTCCCTCACCGACGAGTTCGGCTGCTCGCTGCGCACCGGCCTCTTGGTGGACGACCCCACGGTCCCGGAGAAGGTGCAGTGCAAGCTGATCGCCGTGGGGGTCTTCTCCCTGCTCTG TCTCGTCAACCTGGTGCTGTTCTCCGCGTTGGTTCCCGTGGTCATCTACGCCggtctccgccccctcctctgcatCGGAAACGCCAGCTTCCTGGACACGTACCAATCACTGCCCACCGTCAGCGTTCTGCCCCGGCCCGGCGGCCAATGGGACGACCTGGCTCTGTACCTGCTCTTCCTGGAAGAGAACCTCAGTGAACTGAAGTCTTACAAGTACATCAAG gtgttgGAGCTGCTGAAGCGCAGGGGGGAGTGTTCCGGCGAGGACTTTGACAGTATGGGACTGCTGCAGACGCTGTGCCTGGTGAAGATGGATGCGGTCGACGGCAAGAAGGCCCCGAGAGGCGCTGATAAACGGGCCGACCTCGGCGCCCCCAGCCCCAACGGCAGCCCCGGCCTGCCGGGCCCGACCAACACCCCCAGCCCCGGTGGCATGCCCAGCAGGGAGGGGTCGAAGACGGGCTCGGTGGCCGACAGCACCGGCCAGGAGACAGAGATGCAGG AATTCACTCGATTGCTCCGAACAGacagccatgtgattggctga
- the LOC130406141 gene encoding pannexin-1-like isoform X2, which yields MAIAHVATEYVFSDFLLKDPTQARYQNIRTELAVDKMVTCVAVGLPLLLISLAFAQEVSVGTQISCFAPSNFSWRQAAYVDSYCWASVHTHALPLWLHKFFPYILLLVAVLMYTPALFWRFTAAPLLQSDLGFIMEELDRCYNRAVTLAKRMATHDLPSSDGDPTDGCFMYPLVEKYLVTKRCSRGVLVRYLVCRGATLLILLCACVYLGYYLRLASLTDEFGCSLRTGLLVDDPTVPEKVQCKLIAVGVFSLLCLVNLVLFSALVPVVIYAGLRPLLCIGNASFLDTYQSLPTVSVLPRPGGQWDDLALYLLFLEENLSELKSYKYIKVLELLKRRGECSGEDFDSMGLLQTLCLVKMDAVDGKKAPRGADKRADLGAPSPNGSPGLPGPTNTPSPGGMPSREGSKTGSVADSTGQETEMQEFTRLLRTDSHVIG from the exons ATGGCGATCGCTCATGTCGCCACCGAGTACGTGTTCAGTGACTTCCTGCTGAAGGACCCGACCCAGGCACGCTACCAGAACATCCGCACAGAGCTGGCCGTGGACAAGATGGTGACCTGCGTGGCCGTGggcctgcctctcctcctcatctcgcTCGCCTTTGCACAGGAAGTGTCCGTCG GAACTCAGATCAGCTGCTTCGCTCCGTCTAACTTCTCGTGGAGACAGGCGGCCTACGTGGACTCGTATTGCTGGGcctccgtgcacacacacgcactgcccCTGTGGCTGCACAAG TTCTTCCCCTAcatcctgctgctggtggccgTGCTGATGTACACGCCGGCGCTGTTCTGGCGCTTCACGGCCGCGCCCCTGCTCCAGTCGGACCTCGGCTTCATCATGGAGGAGCTGGACCGCTGCTATAACCGAGCCGTCACCCTGGCCAAGCGCATGGCCACGCACGACCTGCCCTCATCTGACGG cgACCCCACCGACGGCTGCTTCATGTACCCCCTGGTGGAGAAGTACCTGGTGACCAAGCGCTGCTCCCGGGGGGTGCTGGTCCGATACCTGGTGTGCCGCGGAGCCACGCTGCTCATCctgctgtgtgcgtgcgtgtacctgGGCTACTACCTGCGGCTGGCCTCCCTCACCGACGAGTTCGGCTGCTCGCTGCGCACCGGCCTCTTGGTGGACGACCCCACGGTCCCGGAGAAGGTGCAGTGCAAGCTGATCGCCGTGGGGGTCTTCTCCCTGCTCTG TCTCGTCAACCTGGTGCTGTTCTCCGCGTTGGTTCCCGTGGTCATCTACGCCggtctccgccccctcctctgcatCGGAAACGCCAGCTTCCTGGACACGTACCAATCACTGCCCACCGTCAGCGTTCTGCCCCGGCCCGGCGGCCAATGGGACGACCTGGCTCTGTACCTGCTCTTCCTGGAAGAGAACCTCAGTGAACTGAAGTCTTACAAGTACATCAAG gtgttgGAGCTGCTGAAGCGCAGGGGGGAGTGTTCCGGCGAGGACTTTGACAGTATGGGACTGCTGCAGACGCTGTGCCTGGTGAAGATGGATGCGGTCGACGGCAAGAAGGCCCCGAGAGGCGCTGATAAACGGGCCGACCTCGGCGCCCCCAGCCCCAACGGCAGCCCCGGCCTGCCGGGCCCGACCAACACCCCCAGCCCCGGTGGCATGCCCAGCAGGGAGGGGTCGAAGACGGGCTCGGTGGCCGACAGCACCGGCCAGGAGACAGAGATGCAGG AATTCACTCGATTGCTCCGAACAGacagccatgtgattggctga